The window AAGAAAACGAAGAAAGTGGAGACGTTCCTGCTCTTAGGTGTCGATTCGCGGAAAAAGGGGGAGCAGGCGCGGGCCGATACGATCATGCTGGCGACAGTGCCGGAAGCGGGGGGACGAGTGCATCTGATGTCGATCCCGCGGGACACGTATGTCAGCGTGGCCGGGCACGGGTATACGAAGATCAACCACGCGATGAGCTATGGCGGGCTGCCCTTGCTCAAGCGCACGGTGCAGGATTTTCTCGGCGTGCCGGTCGATCACACCGTGCTGGTCGACTTTGTCGGCTTCCGCAAACTGGTCGACTTGATCGGCGGGCTCGACCTGAAAGCGGAAAAGACGATGCACTATGACGACCCGTCCGACGGCACCTCCATCCACATCGAACAGGGCCAAAAGCTCGCCACCGGCAAACTGGCGCTCGACTACGCCCGCTTCCGCAACGATGCTGAGGCCGATACGGGACGCATGCGCAGACAGCAGCAGGTGATTCGTGCTATGATTCAACAAGGAGGCAAACCGGACAACTGGGGTCGCATGTTTAAGCTGGCCGACATCGTCGGCGAACATGTGAAGACAGACGTTCCGCCCCGCGAGTGGGTGCGTCTGGTGATGTCCTACGCCTACAACCAACCGGATCAAATCAAAACGCTGCAGATCGACGGCGTCAACTCCATCTCCGAACGGGACCAGCTCTGGTACTTTTTTGTGGGAGAGGGGGAGCGTCGGCGCATGCGGGGCGTTTTGGAACAACTGAGGCGAGGGAATGCATAGATGGTAAACATTTTAGGAGTGCCTTTTTCCACCTTGACGTTTGAAGAGACCGTCGCCCGTCTGCAGACGGCGATGACAAACGGGGATGACCCCCGGCATATCATCACAGCCAACCCGGAGATCATCATGATCGCGCAGGAAAACGAAACGGTGATGCGCCTGCTCCACGAGGCTGACCTTGTGACCCCGGACGGCATCGGCGCTGTCTGGGCGTCGCAGTATTACGGCACGAAGCTCCACGACCGCGTCACCGGCGCGGAGCTGTCGACCGCGCTGATCGAACACGCCGCTGCAGAGGGCCTCGGCGTCTTTCTGCTCGGCGCGTCCGAGTACTCGAACCGGCTCGCCGTCGCCAATCTTCAGAAACAGCACCCCGGCCTGCGCGTGGCCGGTCATGACGGCTATTTCAAGGATGAGGACACCGACTTCATCCTCCGCGAGATCAAGGCGTTCGGCCCGTCGCTGTTGCTCGTCGGGCTCGGCATGCCGCGTCAGGAGCTGTTCATCTCCGCGCACAAGGCGGAGCTCGCCGCGCCGGTGATGATCGGCATCGGCGGCGTGATCGACATCTTCGCCGGCACGGTGAAGCGCGCACCGAAAGTCTGGCAGAACATGCGCCTCGAATGGCTGTACCGCCTGCTGTCCCAGCCCAGCCGCTGGCGGCGGCAGCTCGTCCTGCCCCGGTTCGTGATCACCGTCTTAACCGACAAAAACCGTGGAAAAGAGCGGAAATAGGACTCTGGTCTGGCAGGAATAGGTTGCTTTTTTGTCGAAGTGAGTCGCAAAAGAACGCGTAGTGGATGGAGGACTCACAGAGATGAAGAGAAGCATCGCCTTTACAGGCACCATGGTATTGACGCTTGCAGTCGGGGTGATGATCGGACAGATCGGGGAAGCGGACAGCGGTTCGACGCCGGGTTCTGCCGACGACCCGATCGTGACGAAGAGCTATGTCGATTCGAAGATCGCAAGCCTCGGCGCAGGCGGCGGCACCGGCGGGAATACGGGCGGCAACACCGGCGGCGGCAGCACGACGCCGGTCGCGGGCATCGACACGTTTAAGGTCATTCAGCTGCGGACGGGCCAGACGCTGAAAGGCGGCGAAGGCACGGAGATCATCGTCCGCTCCGGCACGGTGTCGGCGATCGCTTCTTCTTCCGGCGGTCTGTCTGACGTGTCGAACAGCACCGACTTGGCGGACGGCGCAGCCGTTCCGTCCAACCATCTGATCCTCGTGCCGCGCAACGACGGGCGCGGGATCAAGGCGGTGGCGAACGATCCGTATGTGATGGTGCGCGGCACCTACACCATTCAATAGAAGACGAGAGGCACTGTGAATTCTTCGCAGTGCCTGTTTTGATCTCTCGCGCAATGGGTATTTAAGGGGTGAAAGAATGGCATACCAAGGCAAATCGTACAGCAAACAGGTCAAGCCGCAGCCAAAGCCGAGAAAGAAGCTGCGCATCGGGCGCTTTTTGCTGATCCTCTTCGTGTTTGTGATCGTGATGGGCCTGACCGGGCTCGCCGGGTACGGCTTTTATCTGGAGCGCAAGGTTGTCGAGCGCACCGCAGCGACCGCACCGCTGGTGGAAGGGGAGCCGGTCAACGTGCTCCTGATCGGGATGGACCGCGATCCGGGCTCGGGCGAAGAGCAGCGGCGCTTGGGGATGAACACCGACACGCTGATCGTGGCGCAGATCGACCCGGCCGGGAAGCAGGCGGCTTTGCTGTCGATCCCGCGCGATACGCGGGTGCAGCTGCCGACGGGGATGGAGAAGATCAACGCGGCCTATTCGATCGGCGGGATGGACCGGCTGACCCGGACGGTGGAAGAGCTGACCGGGCTTAAGATCGACCGCTATGTGATGATCGACTTCCAAGGCTTTCAGCAGGCGATCGACGCGGTCGGCGGCGTGGAGTTCGAAGTGGACAAGGAGCTGTACGATCCGGAAGGCAGAGTGCATCTCCAACCTGGCAAGCAGCTGCTGAACGGCTTAGAGGCGCTGACCGCCGTGCGCTTCCGTCATGAAGCGATGGGCGACATCGCGCGGGTGGAGCGCCAGCAGCGGTTCGTGGAAGCGTATTTGAGCAAAATACAACAGACCAACGTGGTGGACTGGATGAACTCGCTGCGCAAGATGAGCCAATCTTTGCGCACCGACATGTCGATCTCCGAGATGGGCAAGCTGGCGACGGCGATGCAGGGCGAAGGGGCGCAGTTCGAGACGCACACCGTGCCGGGGACGTTCTTAGAAGTATACGGCATCTCCTATTGGAAGGCAGATCCGGCGAAGTTGCAAGAGATTGTCTCTCAGATGAAAAACTAGAAGCGGTGACAAGCATTGTGCAGGGTACGCACGCCGGGAAGGGCACACAATAGACTTACCGGGCGAAACGCTAGAGTCGCTCAAATCTTCCTTGGAGGTGCATGTACCGATGGCACTTGGCAGCGGACGCAAGAACAAAGGCCAATTGATCCCGCAAGCACACAAAGCACTGGATGACATGAAATACGAGATTGCATCGGAGATGGGTCTTCCGGTTTTCCAAGGCAGTGAGGACTATTGGGGCAACATCACGACCCGCGACGCAGGCGCGGTCGGCGGTCACATGGTGCGCAAGATGGTCGCGTACTCTCAGGCGATGATGTCCGGGCAGGAACCGGGAGCGAACAACAATTTAGGTTAATATTTTCAATCAAAACTTCATAACTTATTAAGGGCTCCGGTGTTCCCGGAGCTTTTTTCTTAGGATGTATCAAGCAGAAATCATTGACACACACTATGAAATGCAGTAATATGTGCTTGATTCTTTGAAACCGAACATCCTAGGAGATTCCAGACAGTTGTGGCTTGGGATTTCAATACATAATGGGGAGGTACAGTTTTATGGCTAAGCGTTACCTGTTTACCTCGGAGTCCGTAACCGAGGGCCATCCGGATAAGATTTGCGACCAAATCTCCGACTCCGTGCTTGACGCGATCTTT of the Tumebacillus sp. BK434 genome contains:
- a CDS encoding LCP family protein codes for the protein MNRASGLGSPSGERTLFPKAAGRSAIVEKKTKKVETFLLLGVDSRKKGEQARADTIMLATVPEAGGRVHLMSIPRDTYVSVAGHGYTKINHAMSYGGLPLLKRTVQDFLGVPVDHTVLVDFVGFRKLVDLIGGLDLKAEKTMHYDDPSDGTSIHIEQGQKLATGKLALDYARFRNDAEADTGRMRRQQQVIRAMIQQGGKPDNWGRMFKLADIVGEHVKTDVPPREWVRLVMSYAYNQPDQIKTLQIDGVNSISERDQLWYFFVGEGERRRMRGVLEQLRRGNA
- a CDS encoding WecB/TagA/CpsF family glycosyltransferase, yielding MVNILGVPFSTLTFEETVARLQTAMTNGDDPRHIITANPEIIMIAQENETVMRLLHEADLVTPDGIGAVWASQYYGTKLHDRVTGAELSTALIEHAAAEGLGVFLLGASEYSNRLAVANLQKQHPGLRVAGHDGYFKDEDTDFILREIKAFGPSLLLVGLGMPRQELFISAHKAELAAPVMIGIGGVIDIFAGTVKRAPKVWQNMRLEWLYRLLSQPSRWRRQLVLPRFVITVLTDKNRGKERK
- a CDS encoding LCP family protein, coding for MAYQGKSYSKQVKPQPKPRKKLRIGRFLLILFVFVIVMGLTGLAGYGFYLERKVVERTAATAPLVEGEPVNVLLIGMDRDPGSGEEQRRLGMNTDTLIVAQIDPAGKQAALLSIPRDTRVQLPTGMEKINAAYSIGGMDRLTRTVEELTGLKIDRYVMIDFQGFQQAIDAVGGVEFEVDKELYDPEGRVHLQPGKQLLNGLEALTAVRFRHEAMGDIARVERQQRFVEAYLSKIQQTNVVDWMNSLRKMSQSLRTDMSISEMGKLATAMQGEGAQFETHTVPGTFLEVYGISYWKADPAKLQEIVSQMKN
- a CDS encoding alpha/beta-type small acid-soluble spore protein, whose amino-acid sequence is MALGSGRKNKGQLIPQAHKALDDMKYEIASEMGLPVFQGSEDYWGNITTRDAGAVGGHMVRKMVAYSQAMMSGQEPGANNNLG